Proteins from one Ranitomeya variabilis isolate aRanVar5 chromosome 1, aRanVar5.hap1, whole genome shotgun sequence genomic window:
- the LOC143767443 gene encoding uncharacterized protein LOC143767443, protein MEDSDSQQLPARQQQHKKNDPKSSRRSGSSSRSTQRSRSAARTNSPPQETPLPDPGPLPEPGKKSLEKKKNRVCPTCNKALPVTWGKKLCKSCIQHLLCEETPDFASELKNIIRSEVQNALLSSKKGKEKAKETVYAHSVRSSSEDADSDDSKSSLSSSDEDSGRHCFPLEEVDALVKVVRATMGVEDPRPDKTAQDIMFGGLTQKKRRAFPLNSNVQTLIKKEWEKPDRKNSSVPSLKRKYPFDDEASTSWDKAPKLDVAVAKASKKFALPFEDMGTLKDPLDKKADTFLKGAWESAGGSLRPAVAATCTSRSLMVWVDQLESQIKDGSPRNKLLDSIPAIRAAAAFLADSSADSVRLTSKAAALSNAARRTLWLKSWPGDLQTKLKLCSIPCEGNFLFGETLDDILQKAGDKKKGFPNLGPTPFKQSFRSRKFFRRRPPRDQNKWEEGRRRDRGYLFGNTSRDKKPAK, encoded by the exons ATGGAGGACAGCGATTCCCAGCAGCTGCCAGCCAGGCAGCAGCAGCATAAGAAAAATGACCCAAAGAGCTCCAGAAGAAGTGGATCAAGCAGTCgatccacacagcgcagcagatctgctgcaaggaCTAACTCCCCTCCTCAGGAGACTCCACTACCAGATCCCGGCCCtcttccagaaccg ggtaagaagagcctggagaaaaagaaaaatagagtctgccccacatgtaacaaagctttgccggtaacttggggaaaaaagctttgtaaatcctGTATCCAGCATCTATTGtgtgaagaaacccctgactttgcctctgaACTTAAAAATATAATTAGATCAGAAGTTCAGAATGCCCTGTTATCctccaaaaaagggaaggaaaaggcgaaggagacggtatatgctcactctgtccgatcctcatctgaggacgcggactctgatgattccaaatcctccctatcttcctctgatgaagattcgggccgtcaCTGTTTCCCATTAGAGGAAGTGGACGCTTTAGTTAAAGTCGTCAGGGCcaccatgggggttgaggatcccaggcctgataaaacggctcaagacatcatgtttggaggtctgacacaaaaaaagcggagagcttttccgttaaactccaatgtccagactctaatcaaaaaagaatgggagaaaccagacagaaaaaattcttcagtaccctcgctgaaaagaaaatatcccttcgatGATGAAGCatccacttcttgggacaaggcacccaaaTTGGACGTGGCAGTAGCCAAAGCTTCAAAAAAATTTGCgctcccatttgaggatatgggtaccctcaaagaccccttagacaaaaaagcagatacctttctcaaaggggcttgggaatcggctgggggtagcctgagacctgcagtcgcggcaacctgcacctccaggtctttAATGGTATGGGTTGACCAGTTGGAAAGCCAGATCAAGGACGGATCACCCAGGAATAAATTATTAGACTCAATCCCTGCAATTAGAGCTGCAGCAGCTTTCCTAGCagactcctcagcggactcagtGCGTCTAACATCCAAAgccgctgccctctccaacgcGGCCAGAAGGACCCTTTGGCTTAAaagctggccaggggatctccaaacaaagtTGAAGCTGTGTTCTATACCTTGCGAGGGAAACTTCTTATTtggggaaaccctggatgacatcctccagaaagcgggtgacaaaaagaaggggtttccaaatctgggaccaaccccatttaaacagtcctttcggagTAGAAAATTTTTTCGTCGAAGACCACCTAGAGACCAAAATAAGTGGGAAGAAGGTAGAAGACGAGATAGAggctacctctttggcaacacctcccgtgataaaaaacCCGCCAAATGA